A window from Phaeocystidibacter marisrubri encodes these proteins:
- a CDS encoding HD domain-containing protein has protein sequence MAFEANFTNKYKILNDPIYGFISIPSELIFDLIEHPYFQRLRRITQLGLTYLVYPGAYHTRFHHAIGAMHLMQRAVSILRSKGHDITPEEEEAVYVAILLHDIGHGPFSHALEFTLVRNVNHEQLSTLFMERLNAQFDGKLTTAIQIFKNEYPKRFLNELISSQLDMDRLDYLRRDSFYTGVTEGAINSERLLTMLNIANDRLVVDAKGIYSVEKFIVARSLMYWQVYLHKTVLSAEFMLVNVLQRAKELAAEGIEIHGTTALRTFMYEDPTYDEFMNSTTLLDTFAHLDDFDIMASIKEWCNHSDRVLSDLSRRIVERRLFKIEIRRDPFNEDYVNEIRTQTQALFGFTSDEASYYIIEKMTANDIYKAGDSQIRLLYKDGRVTDVAEDADQLNLKALQTSVKRHFICYPKEVGPVDLPK, from the coding sequence ATGGCCTTTGAGGCGAATTTCACCAACAAGTACAAGATACTTAACGATCCCATTTACGGGTTCATTTCCATTCCAAGCGAGCTCATTTTCGATTTGATTGAGCACCCGTATTTCCAACGTTTACGGAGGATTACACAACTTGGACTCACCTATTTGGTGTATCCCGGTGCCTATCACACCCGATTCCACCATGCGATTGGAGCCATGCATTTGATGCAAAGGGCGGTTTCCATCCTGAGGAGCAAAGGGCACGACATCACGCCAGAAGAGGAAGAAGCGGTATACGTTGCCATCTTGTTGCACGACATTGGTCATGGGCCATTTTCGCACGCCTTGGAATTCACCTTGGTTCGAAACGTCAATCACGAACAGCTCTCTACGCTTTTCATGGAGCGCTTAAACGCGCAGTTTGACGGAAAGCTCACCACGGCAATTCAGATTTTCAAGAATGAATATCCCAAGCGATTCTTGAATGAATTGATCAGTAGTCAGCTTGACATGGATCGCCTCGACTACCTACGCAGGGATAGTTTTTACACAGGAGTTACAGAAGGAGCCATCAATTCAGAGCGTCTTCTCACCATGCTCAACATTGCCAACGATCGTTTGGTGGTAGATGCAAAGGGAATCTATTCGGTAGAGAAATTCATCGTGGCTCGCAGCTTGATGTACTGGCAGGTCTATCTCCACAAAACCGTTCTCAGTGCAGAATTCATGCTTGTGAATGTGCTTCAACGTGCCAAAGAGCTAGCAGCCGAGGGCATCGAAATACACGGCACCACCGCTCTGAGAACTTTCATGTACGAAGATCCCACATATGACGAGTTCATGAACAGCACTACACTGCTTGACACCTTTGCGCATTTGGACGACTTCGACATCATGGCCTCCATTAAGGAATGGTGCAACCACAGCGACAGAGTATTGAGTGATTTGAGTAGGCGAATTGTAGAGCGGCGACTCTTTAAAATTGAAATTCGCAGAGACCCGTTCAACGAAGACTATGTGAACGAAATCAGGACACAAACTCAAGCCTTATTCGGTTTCACAAGTGATGAAGCGTCGTACTACATCATTGAGAAAATGACGGCGAACGACATTTACAAGGCAGGAGATAGTCAGATTCGACTCCTCTACAAAGATGGCCGTGTAACCGATGTAGCGGAAGATGCTGACCAGCTCAATTTAAAGGCCTTACAAACTTCTGTAAAACGTCATTTCATCTGCTATCCGAAGGAAGTGGGCCCTGTAGATCTACCCAAATAG
- the lpxD gene encoding UDP-3-O-(3-hydroxymyristoyl)glucosamine N-acyltransferase produces MEFSAKQLAELLDGRVEGDAESTVSKLSKIEEGGKGSLSFLANPAYEKYIYTTTASIVIVSEDFKPTADISTTLLRVPDAYSAFAKLLEMYNAMRNSKTGIEKPTFISESAKIGKDIYLGAFSSIGDFSSVGDGTRIHQNVQIGDNVTIGENCTIFPGVTIYADCEIGNSVTLHAGVVIGADGFGFAPNSENSYDKVAQIGNVIIEDHVEIGANTTIDRATLGSTIIRKGVKLDNLIQVAHNVEIGENTVIASQSGIAGSTKIGKNCMIGGQVGIVGHLNIGDNVRIAAQSGVSKNIKEGKVVQGSPAYDYTEYTKSYAVFRRLPDLAKDLHQLKKTNES; encoded by the coding sequence ATGGAATTTAGCGCGAAACAACTAGCTGAACTTCTAGACGGACGTGTAGAAGGAGATGCAGAATCGACAGTGAGCAAACTGTCTAAGATTGAAGAGGGCGGAAAAGGCTCTCTTTCGTTTTTGGCCAACCCTGCTTACGAAAAGTATATCTATACCACTACAGCTAGTATAGTTATTGTTTCAGAGGACTTTAAGCCTACGGCAGATATTAGTACAACGCTACTTCGCGTCCCGGATGCATACAGTGCATTTGCCAAGTTGTTGGAGATGTACAATGCCATGCGCAATAGCAAAACTGGTATTGAAAAACCCACCTTCATTTCTGAGTCTGCCAAGATTGGAAAAGACATCTATTTAGGTGCTTTTTCGAGTATTGGTGATTTCTCTTCAGTGGGCGATGGCACACGCATTCATCAAAATGTGCAGATTGGCGACAATGTGACCATTGGTGAAAACTGCACCATTTTCCCCGGTGTAACCATCTATGCCGATTGTGAGATTGGCAACAGCGTCACCCTCCACGCCGGAGTGGTGATTGGTGCCGACGGGTTTGGATTTGCTCCGAATAGCGAGAACTCCTACGATAAGGTGGCACAAATCGGAAATGTGATTATTGAAGATCACGTGGAAATTGGAGCCAATACCACCATAGACCGTGCAACATTAGGCTCCACGATCATCCGCAAAGGCGTGAAGCTCGACAACCTCATTCAGGTGGCTCACAATGTAGAGATTGGTGAGAACACCGTAATTGCTTCTCAATCTGGAATTGCAGGTTCTACCAAAATTGGCAAGAACTGTATGATTGGGGGTCAAGTGGGAATTGTAGGACACCTCAACATTGGCGACAATGTTCGCATTGCGGCGCAAAGTGGCGTTTCTAAAAACATCAAAGAAGGCAAAGTGGTTCAAGGATCACCTGCCTATGATTATACCGAGTATACCAAGTCTTACGCCGTATTCCGTAGACTACCGGATTTGGCAAAAGACCTACACCAGTTGAAGAAAACCAACGAATCATGA
- a CDS encoding bifunctional UDP-3-O-[3-hydroxymyristoyl] N-acetylglucosamine deacetylase/3-hydroxyacyl-ACP dehydratase: MNQQTLKAPVHIKGVGLHTGVEVDLVLHPAPADHGFKFKRVDLDGQPVIDALASNVVSTDRGTTLTKGEAKVFTTEHVLAALVGSKIDNCLLELNAPETPILDGSSRPFIEAIAKVGVEEQDAPRREFVIDEVIRYYNEEEDIEIIALPADEYQVTVMVDYQTRVLGSQNAHIDHIDEFATQIAPARTFSFLHELEFLLDNGLIKGGDLNNAIVYVDKEVNDETMKKLRKAFDKDSVKVKPNGILDNLDLHFPNEAARHKLLDVIGDLALAGRNIRGRIIATKPGHKANTEFAKILQNTIRKEDARPKAPKIDLNATPHYDVVEIMKRLPHRPPFLLVDRILEISENHVVGMKAVTMNEAFFVGHFPGAPVMPGVLQIEALAQVGGILALSTVPDPENYLTYFLKIDGVKFKQKVTPGDMLTFRLELTEPIRRGIVQMHGQVFVGEQLITEASLMAQITKEK, encoded by the coding sequence ATGAACCAGCAAACCCTAAAGGCACCTGTACACATTAAAGGTGTTGGATTGCACACAGGAGTTGAGGTAGACCTCGTTCTACATCCTGCTCCAGCCGATCACGGATTCAAATTCAAACGCGTTGACCTAGATGGACAACCTGTTATTGATGCATTGGCATCTAACGTAGTTAGCACCGATCGCGGAACTACACTCACTAAAGGGGAAGCGAAGGTTTTCACTACAGAGCACGTCCTTGCGGCGCTTGTGGGTTCTAAAATCGACAATTGTCTTCTTGAGCTAAACGCACCTGAAACCCCCATCTTAGATGGTTCTTCTCGTCCGTTTATTGAAGCCATTGCCAAAGTAGGTGTTGAAGAACAAGATGCTCCTCGAAGAGAGTTTGTCATCGACGAAGTGATTCGCTACTACAACGAAGAAGAGGATATCGAAATCATTGCCTTACCTGCTGATGAGTATCAGGTAACCGTTATGGTTGACTATCAGACTCGCGTATTGGGCAGCCAAAATGCGCACATCGATCACATTGATGAGTTTGCCACTCAAATTGCCCCTGCTCGAACTTTCTCGTTTTTACACGAATTGGAATTCTTGCTAGACAATGGGTTGATTAAAGGTGGAGACCTCAACAACGCGATTGTTTATGTAGATAAAGAGGTGAATGACGAGACCATGAAGAAGCTTCGCAAGGCCTTTGACAAGGACTCTGTGAAAGTGAAGCCCAATGGCATTCTCGATAACCTCGATCTCCACTTCCCAAATGAAGCCGCTCGCCACAAGCTACTCGATGTAATTGGCGATCTCGCATTGGCAGGGAGAAACATCCGCGGTAGAATTATCGCAACCAAGCCCGGACACAAGGCTAACACCGAATTTGCAAAGATTCTTCAGAACACCATTCGGAAAGAAGATGCTCGTCCAAAGGCTCCTAAAATTGACCTCAACGCAACTCCACATTACGATGTTGTGGAGATCATGAAGCGCTTACCTCACCGTCCACCATTCTTGTTGGTAGACCGCATCCTCGAAATCTCTGAAAACCACGTTGTGGGCATGAAGGCGGTTACGATGAATGAAGCCTTCTTTGTAGGACACTTCCCAGGCGCCCCAGTTATGCCGGGCGTTCTTCAGATTGAAGCACTAGCGCAAGTGGGAGGTATTCTCGCACTAAGCACAGTACCCGATCCGGAAAACTACTTGACGTACTTCCTCAAAATAGACGGAGTAAAGTTCAAGCAAAAAGTTACCCCGGGCGATATGCTCACCTTCCGCTTGGAACTTACCGAACCGATTCGTCGCGGTATCGTTCAAATGCACGGACAAGTTTTTGTGGGCGAACAACTAATTACTGAGGCATCGCTGATGGCTCAGATCACTAAAGAGAAATAA
- the lpxA gene encoding acyl-ACP--UDP-N-acetylglucosamine O-acyltransferase, translated as MNQPLAYVHPSAKIADTVVIEPFTTIHKNVEIGEGTWIGSNVTIMEGARIGKNCRIFPGAVISAIPQDLKFEGEDTTAEVGDGTIIRECVTINRGTKAAGATIVGKHCLLQAYSHIAHDCVVGDHAIIVNGCAIAGHVEIGEYAILGGLSAVQQFTKIGAHAFVGGGSLVRKDVPPFVKAAKEPISYAGINSIGLRRRGYDNDKINEIQNIYRILFQKNFNVTQAAEIIEADFEATKERDEILTFIRTSQTGIMKGFSLTRNAG; from the coding sequence ATGAACCAACCACTCGCCTACGTACACCCCTCGGCTAAGATTGCCGATACGGTAGTGATTGAGCCATTTACTACGATTCACAAGAATGTGGAAATTGGTGAAGGCACTTGGATTGGTAGTAATGTCACCATAATGGAAGGGGCGCGTATTGGGAAGAATTGTAGAATTTTTCCCGGTGCTGTTATCTCTGCCATCCCTCAAGACTTGAAATTTGAGGGGGAAGACACGACTGCTGAAGTGGGAGATGGAACCATTATTCGAGAATGTGTGACCATCAACCGAGGAACTAAGGCAGCAGGTGCTACTATTGTTGGTAAACACTGCCTCCTACAAGCCTATTCTCACATCGCACACGATTGTGTGGTAGGAGATCATGCCATCATTGTAAATGGTTGTGCCATTGCCGGGCACGTAGAAATTGGCGAGTATGCCATCTTGGGTGGACTCTCCGCCGTTCAACAGTTCACAAAAATCGGTGCTCATGCATTTGTGGGAGGTGGGTCATTGGTTCGTAAAGATGTTCCTCCGTTCGTAAAGGCCGCTAAAGAGCCGATTTCTTACGCGGGCATCAACAGTATTGGCTTGAGAAGAAGAGGGTACGACAACGATAAGATCAACGAGATCCAGAACATCTACCGCATTCTTTTCCAAAAGAACTTCAACGTCACTCAAGCTGCCGAAATCATTGAAGCCGATTTTGAAGCAACCAAAGAGAGAGATGAGATTCTCACCTTTATCCGCACTTCACAAACCGGTATCATGAAAGGGTTCAGCCTAACGCGTAATGCAGGTTAA
- a CDS encoding ABC transporter ATP-binding protein, translating to MQVKLEDIGKKYDRHFVFRGVSVDLFPDTRVAILGGNGSGKSTLLKVISGSLTATTGKLSIIDDSGASIPVMDYMRKVAFTGPYTEVIEEFNLREIVDFQSKFRPWRNNLSNEDVVELTGLKKVSERSIANFSSGMRQRVRLALAILADTPILLLDEPTSNLDAKAMKWFHELLEQHIENRILCVGSNHQSAEIALCTSEINLTK from the coding sequence ATGCAGGTTAAGCTCGAAGACATCGGTAAAAAATACGACCGACATTTCGTTTTTCGCGGAGTGTCGGTCGATCTTTTTCCAGACACCCGCGTAGCCATTCTTGGCGGTAACGGCTCTGGAAAGAGTACCCTACTGAAAGTAATTTCCGGTAGTCTTACAGCTACCACCGGAAAGCTCAGCATTATAGACGATTCTGGCGCATCTATTCCCGTGATGGATTACATGCGAAAAGTGGCCTTTACAGGTCCATATACCGAGGTTATCGAGGAATTCAACCTCAGAGAAATCGTCGATTTTCAATCTAAATTCCGCCCTTGGAGAAACAACCTGAGCAATGAGGATGTGGTGGAATTGACGGGATTGAAGAAAGTATCTGAACGCAGTATTGCCAACTTCTCTTCAGGCATGCGTCAACGCGTTCGTTTGGCTCTGGCCATTTTAGCCGATACTCCAATTCTACTCTTAGATGAACCCACCAGTAATTTGGACGCAAAGGCGATGAAGTGGTTTCACGAATTGTTGGAACAACACATTGAGAATCGAATACTTTGCGTAGGTTCAAATCATCAATCGGCGGAAATTGCCCTTTGCACAAGCGAAATCAATCTGACTAAATGA
- the efp gene encoding elongation factor P, producing the protein MASTSDIRNGMCITYNNDPFQIVEFLHVKPGKGNAFVRTKMRNLNTGRMLEHTFPAGTKIEEVRVETRRYQYLYNDQDGFHFMNMDTYEQITLQKDLINAPEFLKDGMETSILYHTDEDRPLSCELPATVVLEITYSEPGLKGNTATNATKPATLETGAEVRVPLFIETGEKIVVDTTTGAYKERAKE; encoded by the coding sequence ATGGCAAGTACTTCAGATATCCGCAATGGGATGTGCATCACGTACAACAACGACCCATTCCAAATTGTAGAATTCCTTCATGTGAAGCCGGGAAAAGGCAATGCATTTGTTCGCACCAAGATGCGTAACCTCAACACAGGTAGAATGCTCGAGCACACCTTCCCTGCAGGTACTAAAATTGAAGAAGTACGAGTTGAAACTCGTCGCTATCAATACCTCTACAACGACCAAGACGGTTTCCATTTCATGAACATGGACACCTATGAGCAAATTACGCTTCAAAAAGACTTGATCAATGCTCCAGAGTTCTTGAAAGACGGCATGGAGACCAGCATTCTTTATCACACCGATGAAGATCGTCCGCTTTCATGCGAGCTTCCTGCCACCGTTGTTCTTGAAATCACTTACAGCGAGCCGGGCCTAAAAGGAAACACTGCAACGAACGCTACTAAACCTGCCACACTAGAAACAGGTGCCGAAGTTCGCGTTCCTCTCTTCATTGAAACTGGAGAGAAGATTGTAGTTGATACAACAACAGGAGCTTACAAAGAGCGCGCAAAAGAATAA
- a CDS encoding UDP-3-O-(3-hydroxymyristoyl)glucosamine N-acyltransferase: MRFPEPRTLADLAEWLNCTFVGHPDHEITGINEIHVVETGDLVFVDHPKYYDKALNSAATTILINKEVEAPEGKGLLVSDDPFRDFNRITRFYKPFQAASKSIADDLIVGEGTIIQPGTFIGKNVVIGKDCVIHANVTIYGDCTIGDRVTIHAGTVLGSSAFYYKKRPEGYDPLVSGGDIRLEDDVELGASCTIDRGVSGTTIIGKGSKLDNNVHIGHDTQIGQNCLFASQVGVAGCVIVEDNVTLWGQVGVTSGITLGKGCVVLAQSGISKSLEGGKTYFGYPAEDARKKYREMASLRILPEIIEKLG; encoded by the coding sequence ATGAGATTTCCGGAACCAAGAACACTCGCAGATTTAGCCGAATGGTTAAACTGCACCTTTGTGGGGCACCCCGACCACGAAATTACCGGCATCAATGAAATACACGTAGTAGAAACGGGTGATCTCGTATTTGTAGATCACCCGAAATACTACGACAAGGCATTGAATTCTGCGGCAACCACTATTCTGATCAACAAAGAAGTGGAAGCGCCAGAAGGCAAAGGTCTCTTGGTTTCCGATGATCCCTTTCGCGATTTTAACCGAATCACTCGCTTTTACAAGCCCTTCCAAGCTGCATCAAAGTCCATCGCAGACGACCTCATAGTTGGGGAAGGAACCATCATTCAGCCCGGTACATTTATCGGTAAGAATGTCGTGATTGGAAAAGACTGTGTGATCCACGCGAATGTCACTATTTATGGCGATTGCACCATTGGCGATCGCGTTACCATCCACGCTGGAACCGTACTAGGAAGCTCTGCTTTCTACTACAAAAAGCGTCCAGAAGGATATGACCCATTGGTTAGTGGCGGTGATATCCGCTTAGAAGACGACGTAGAGTTGGGCGCTTCTTGCACCATTGATCGCGGCGTTTCTGGAACCACCATCATAGGCAAGGGAAGCAAGTTGGACAACAACGTCCACATTGGTCACGACACTCAAATTGGACAGAACTGTCTATTTGCCTCACAGGTTGGCGTAGCTGGCTGTGTAATTGTGGAAGACAACGTCACCTTATGGGGACAAGTCGGCGTCACCAGTGGAATTACCCTAGGTAAAGGCTGTGTTGTCCTTGCCCAGTCCGGTATTTCTAAATCCCTTGAAGGAGGCAAAACCTACTTTGGCTACCCTGCAGAAGATGCCCGCAAAAAGTACCGCGAAATGGCTTCATTACGAATTTTGCCAGAGATTATTGAAAAGCTGGGATAG